A single genomic interval of Chryseobacterium paludis harbors:
- a CDS encoding M16 family metallopeptidase, translated as MKKQLTYIAVAFLFTGMLSAQKIDINAMPKPGPTPAINIAKPKTFQLSNGLTVMVVENNKLPRVSANLSMDRPPYYEGNVTGVSQIMAEQFENGTTNISKDEFNKKVDFLGANLSFSSAGAFASSLSKYFPEVLGLMADAIINPKFSAEEIQSSKERAIEGLKSEEKNASSIASRVSNALQYGKNTSRGEFETVESINKIQLADVQNTYKKYYSPDNAYLVIVGDVKYDQVKSLIEKAFNSWKKSNTAFTALEPASNVAKTEINVVDVPSAVQSVVSVGNLNTLKMKDTNYFPATIANYILGGGGEARLFMNLREKNGFTYGAYSSMSASKYSPDFSAEASVRNEVTDKAVKEFMNELNAISTVKPEELENAKAKLKGNFIMSLEKPETIARFALNQKVQDLPSDFYTNYLKSIDKVTAADVSNAVKATILPNQSRIFIAGKASDISEGLEKLGYPVKYFDKDANPVAKPAAQKVDASVTIGSVADKYINAIGGLAAVQKITSISSEATTKVQGMDMTMKMIQAKEGKMAMNISMMGNTVQKIVFDGKDGYMEVQGKKVPLSDKQKTEMSQEKELFPELNFAKSAEYKLAGIEKYNNEDSYVVKNAKDTYYYSVKTGLKTGEVKAGEQGSTPTSYADYKDVSGVKLPHTILQNMGGMDINLAIKSYQINQAKDSDFK; from the coding sequence ATGAAAAAGCAATTAACATATATAGCGGTAGCATTTTTATTTACTGGAATGCTTTCAGCACAAAAAATAGATATTAATGCGATGCCAAAGCCAGGACCCACTCCTGCCATTAACATTGCAAAGCCAAAGACTTTCCAACTAAGCAACGGCCTTACGGTAATGGTTGTAGAAAACAACAAATTACCAAGAGTAAGCGCTAATCTTTCTATGGACAGACCTCCTTATTATGAAGGAAATGTGACAGGTGTAAGCCAGATCATGGCAGAACAGTTCGAAAACGGAACAACAAACATCAGTAAAGACGAATTCAATAAAAAGGTTGACTTTTTAGGTGCTAACTTAAGCTTTTCTTCAGCGGGCGCTTTTGCGAGTTCACTTTCAAAATATTTCCCAGAAGTATTAGGTTTAATGGCTGATGCTATTATAAACCCTAAATTCTCTGCTGAAGAAATTCAGAGCTCCAAAGAAAGAGCAATTGAAGGTTTAAAATCTGAAGAAAAAAACGCTTCATCTATTGCATCAAGAGTTTCTAATGCTTTACAGTATGGAAAAAACACATCCAGAGGAGAATTTGAAACCGTTGAATCCATCAATAAAATTCAGCTTGCAGATGTTCAGAATACGTATAAAAAATACTATTCTCCAGACAACGCATACTTAGTGATCGTTGGAGATGTTAAATATGATCAGGTAAAATCTTTGATTGAAAAGGCATTTAATAGCTGGAAAAAATCAAATACTGCATTTACAGCATTAGAACCCGCTTCAAACGTAGCTAAAACCGAAATTAATGTTGTTGACGTACCTTCAGCAGTACAGTCAGTAGTTTCTGTAGGAAACTTGAATACACTGAAAATGAAGGATACCAATTATTTCCCTGCAACAATTGCTAACTACATTTTAGGTGGTGGTGGTGAGGCCAGACTTTTCATGAACCTTCGTGAGAAAAATGGGTTCACATATGGAGCTTACTCCAGCATGAGTGCCAGTAAGTATTCTCCTGATTTCTCCGCTGAAGCAAGTGTAAGAAATGAAGTTACCGACAAAGCGGTTAAAGAATTTATGAATGAGCTAAATGCAATTTCTACAGTAAAGCCGGAAGAACTTGAAAACGCTAAAGCTAAACTGAAAGGAAACTTCATTATGTCTTTAGAAAAACCTGAGACTATCGCAAGATTTGCTTTAAATCAAAAAGTTCAGGATCTTCCTTCTGATTTCTATACAAATTATCTGAAATCAATTGATAAAGTAACTGCTGCTGATGTTTCAAACGCTGTAAAAGCTACGATCCTTCCTAATCAAAGCAGAATTTTCATTGCTGGTAAAGCTTCTGACATTTCTGAAGGATTGGAAAAATTAGGATACCCTGTAAAATATTTTGATAAAGATGCCAATCCTGTAGCAAAGCCTGCCGCTCAAAAAGTTGACGCAAGCGTTACAATAGGTTCTGTTGCTGACAAATACATCAATGCAATTGGTGGATTAGCTGCTGTTCAGAAAATCACTTCTATTTCTAGCGAAGCTACTACTAAAGTACAGGGAATGGATATGACCATGAAAATGATACAGGCAAAAGAAGGAAAAATGGCTATGAACATCAGCATGATGGGAAATACAGTTCAAAAAATTGTGTTTGACGGGAAAGATGGTTATATGGAAGTTCAAGGAAAAAAAGTTCCTTTAAGTGACAAACAGAAAACAGAAATGTCTCAGGAAAAAGAACTATTTCCGGAATTAAACTTCGCTAAGTCTGCGGAATACAAATTAGCAGGAATCGAAAAATATAACAATGAAGATTCTTATGTAGTGAAAAATGCAAAAGACACTTACTACTACAGCGTAAAAACTGGATTAAAAACCGGAGAAGTAAAAGCTGGAGAACAGGGCTCTACTCCTACAAGCTATGCCGATTATAAAGATGTATCTGGCGTGAAATTGCCTCATACGATTCTTCAAAATATGGGCGGAATGGATATTAACCTTGCGATAAAATCTTATCAGATCAATCAGGCAAAAGATTCTGATTTTAAATAA
- the secG gene encoding preprotein translocase subunit SecG gives MDSIFILLMVLVMIASILLVIIVMAQNPKGGGLSSTFGGASSAQFGVQRTNDFMEKATWTLGGTIIVLILISVIVTGKPSQTAPVQQPAKKEAPAKQSTPASQTSTPAKTPIAPAK, from the coding sequence ATGGATTCTATATTTATACTATTGATGGTTCTTGTTATGATTGCTAGCATTTTACTAGTAATTATTGTTATGGCTCAAAACCCTAAAGGTGGAGGCCTTTCGAGTACTTTCGGAGGTGCATCATCTGCACAGTTTGGAGTACAAAGAACCAATGACTTCATGGAAAAAGCAACATGGACTTTAGGAGGAACGATCATCGTTCTTATTCTGATAAGCGTTATTGTTACAGGAAAACCTTCACAAACAGCTCCGGTTCAACAACCAGCTAAGAAAGAAGCTCCTGCAAAACAATCTACGCCTGCTTCTCAAACAAGCACACCTGCAAAGACTCCTATTGCACCAGCTAAATAA
- a CDS encoding glycosyltransferase family 2 protein, with translation MNTKLSIVIVNYNVTGLLRNCLLSIQKYIEGIAYEVIVIDNASTDVSWKDLITEFPEFHFIDSENNEGFAKANNKAIRTATGEYILILNPDTELEGFYMNDILSFADSQTDFGCLGVRMHDANGVFLPESKRSVPDMFNSFEKLFVNFKNNNSKSYYRNDIGENEINEVEVITGAFFLVKKDIYENVGGLDEAYFMYGEDIDLCYTLLRSGLKNYYYGKASILHHKGESTVKDEIYLERFYGAMEIFISKYYKESKPIQYSFLKAGLRLRHKIEKIKLK, from the coding sequence ATGAACACAAAACTATCAATTGTAATTGTTAATTATAACGTTACTGGATTACTTAGAAATTGTCTTTTATCTATTCAAAAATATATAGAGGGAATTGCATATGAAGTAATTGTCATTGATAACGCTTCTACAGATGTTTCATGGAAAGATCTTATCACGGAATTTCCGGAATTTCATTTTATTGATTCTGAAAATAATGAAGGTTTTGCTAAAGCTAATAATAAAGCTATAAGAACGGCAACCGGCGAATATATTCTTATCTTAAACCCTGATACGGAACTCGAAGGCTTTTATATGAATGATATTTTAAGCTTCGCTGATTCACAAACTGATTTTGGATGTTTGGGTGTTAGAATGCATGATGCTAATGGTGTATTTTTGCCTGAAAGTAAGCGTTCTGTTCCTGATATGTTCAATTCTTTTGAAAAGTTATTTGTCAATTTTAAAAATAACAATTCAAAATCTTATTATCGAAATGATATCGGTGAAAATGAAATTAATGAAGTAGAAGTGATCACGGGAGCTTTTTTTCTTGTTAAAAAAGATATTTATGAAAATGTAGGAGGCCTGGATGAGGCTTATTTCATGTATGGAGAAGATATTGATCTTTGTTATACCTTGCTCAGAAGTGGCTTGAAAAACTATTATTATGGTAAGGCTTCAATACTGCATCATAAGGGCGAAAGTACAGTAAAAGATGAGATTTACCTGGAAAGGTTCTATGGAGCAATGGAAATTTTTATCAGCAAATACTATAAAGAATCAAAACCGATTCAGTATTCATTTTTAAAAGCCGGATTAAGACTTCGACACAAAATAGAAAAGATTAAATTAAAATAA
- the recR gene encoding recombination mediator RecR has translation MDYPSKVLAKAVDEISGLPGIGRKTALRLALHLLKQPNSRAVGLGNSLINLVNEIKYCKECHNFSDFEICEICSSSKRNDEVICIVEDVRDVIAIENTGKYTGKYLILGGKISPMEGVGPNQLNIPSIERKLNAGVVKEFIFALSATMEGDTTAYYIYKKFKNFNVSFSSIARGISVGDELEYADEISLGRSIINRLPYNEKD, from the coding sequence ATGGATTATCCAAGTAAAGTTTTGGCAAAAGCAGTGGATGAGATTTCAGGACTTCCCGGAATTGGCAGGAAAACAGCTTTGCGTTTGGCACTTCACTTATTGAAACAACCGAATTCCAGGGCAGTAGGTCTTGGAAATTCTCTCATCAATCTTGTTAATGAAATAAAGTACTGCAAAGAATGTCATAATTTCTCTGATTTTGAAATTTGTGAGATATGCAGCAGTTCTAAAAGAAATGACGAAGTGATCTGTATCGTAGAGGATGTTCGTGATGTTATTGCGATTGAAAATACGGGGAAATATACAGGGAAGTATTTGATCTTGGGTGGAAAAATTTCTCCAATGGAAGGTGTAGGTCCTAACCAGCTGAATATTCCAAGTATCGAAAGAAAATTAAATGCAGGTGTAGTAAAAGAGTTTATTTTTGCTCTTAGTGCAACGATGGAGGGTGATACTACAGCCTACTATATTTATAAAAAATTCAAAAATTTCAATGTGAGCTTCTCAAGTATTGCCAGAGGTATATCAGTAGGGGATGAGCTTGAATATGCAGATGAGATCTCTTTGGGTAGATCGATTATCAACAGACTTCCTTATAACGAAAAGGACTAA
- a CDS encoding LURP-one-related/scramblase family protein, whose product MVLKNLNYPLDFKFKITTLASDFNITDKNGNYVAYVRQKMFKLKEDVIVFNDESKSQELFRIQANKWIDFNASYSLNDLIDKKNFGRLARKGMRSLWKSTYNILDSNDQPKFTVAEDNAWTKFFDGMVSEIPIIGMFTGYFLNPAYTVRGVDGKEYFKLKKMPSFFGRRFQLDRLIDIDDEDESLVVLSLLMMVLLERARG is encoded by the coding sequence ATGGTACTTAAGAACCTTAATTATCCACTGGATTTTAAATTTAAAATCACAACATTAGCCAGTGATTTCAACATTACGGACAAAAATGGAAATTACGTTGCCTATGTTCGTCAAAAAATGTTTAAACTTAAAGAAGATGTTATTGTTTTTAATGATGAAAGCAAGTCTCAGGAGCTTTTCAGAATACAGGCTAACAAATGGATCGATTTTAATGCTTCTTATTCTTTAAATGATCTGATTGATAAAAAGAACTTTGGAAGATTAGCAAGAAAAGGAATGCGTTCTCTGTGGAAATCCACTTACAATATTCTGGACTCAAATGATCAGCCAAAATTTACGGTAGCAGAAGATAATGCATGGACAAAGTTTTTTGATGGAATGGTAAGTGAAATTCCAATTATCGGAATGTTTACAGGATATTTCCTTAACCCTGCTTATACGGTAAGAGGTGTGGATGGCAAGGAATATTTTAAACTTAAAAAAATGCCTTCTTTCTTTGGCAGAAGATTTCAGCTTGACAGATTGATTGATATTGATGACGAAGACGAAAGCTTAGTTGTACTTTCTTTATTAATGATGGTTCTATTGGAAAGAGCCAGAGGATAA